A region from the Halomarina litorea genome encodes:
- a CDS encoding NAD-dependent epimerase/dehydratase family protein: protein MTDSPHVAVTGAAGYIGSRVVHELQTQHPDWEVTALDNYYLGEVREVGDVTVDHVDIRHREDLEAALDGADVVLHLAAISGVDDCDDNPDRAYEVNVVGTENVAWYCRKTGTALAFPFSMAVIGDPDEFPIHVGMDRDPLNWYGRTKVLNEQAIDCYAEGAFPAHQFMVANLYGEHVMNGRTVSKNTVINFFVNRALSGGTLTVYEPGTQSRNFVHVKDVARAFVCSAERLVEQHADGETGVEKFEIATDEDPSVMDVAELVQGIAREERDIDTDVELVENPRSGETLVDSFEVDWSGARERLGWEPQESVEGSVRELLATDD from the coding sequence ATGACTGACTCGCCACACGTCGCCGTCACCGGGGCGGCGGGCTACATCGGGAGTCGCGTCGTCCACGAACTGCAGACACAGCACCCCGACTGGGAGGTCACGGCGCTGGACAACTACTACCTCGGGGAGGTCCGCGAGGTGGGCGACGTGACCGTCGACCACGTCGACATCCGCCACCGCGAGGACCTCGAAGCGGCCCTCGACGGCGCGGACGTGGTACTCCACCTCGCGGCCATCAGCGGCGTCGACGACTGTGACGACAACCCGGACCGCGCCTACGAGGTGAACGTCGTCGGCACCGAGAACGTCGCGTGGTACTGCCGGAAGACCGGCACGGCACTCGCCTTCCCGTTCTCGATGGCGGTCATCGGTGACCCCGACGAGTTCCCCATCCACGTCGGGATGGACCGCGACCCGCTGAACTGGTACGGGCGGACGAAGGTGCTCAACGAACAGGCCATCGACTGCTACGCCGAGGGGGCGTTCCCGGCCCACCAGTTCATGGTCGCCAACCTCTACGGCGAACACGTCATGAACGGGCGGACGGTCTCGAAGAACACCGTCATCAACTTCTTCGTCAACCGGGCGCTCTCGGGCGGGACGCTGACGGTCTACGAACCGGGCACGCAGTCGCGCAACTTCGTCCACGTGAAGGACGTCGCCCGCGCGTTCGTCTGCAGCGCCGAGCGACTCGTCGAGCAACACGCCGACGGCGAGACGGGCGTCGAGAAGTTCGAGATCGCCACCGACGAGGACCCGAGCGTGATGGACGTCGCCGAACTGGTCCAGGGAATCGCCCGCGAGGAACGCGACATCGACACCGACGTCGAACTCGTCGAGAACCCACGCAGCGGGGAGACGCTCGTCGACTCCTTCGAGGTCGACTGGTCGGGCGCGCGCGAGCGCCTCGGCTGGGAACCACAGGAGAGCGTCGAGGGAAGCGTCCGCGAGCTGCTGGCGACCGACGACTGA
- a CDS encoding ABC transporter permease, which translates to MNLVESVRFAWRDLRGHPLRSALTALGVVIGVATVIALVTLSASLQAGLVGDITTDAATVNVWAGPAAGADTPGSGTRPVFTDSDVRALAAIEGVADVTPRASTGLGTVEVGGRTIAGRGAVAVEAAYFDPGDVQRGRAFHDGAPELVVNPAGLALLGEGVDVGDTVRITRSEETIEATIVGVLHGSDAQDPFDGLGEKPRIYVPMDPFYERTVALPDGTRERAYPILFVRGTDPAATDAIAERALTVLEAESDASTLLPEGYVFEAQTNAQFLDLLLELVRTLTGFVLGVAVVSLGVGSIGIANVVLASVSERTHEIGIMKAIGARERDVLLLFLVESVTLGTLGAVAGALVGLATGVVAATLIDLPVVVPWEWVGLALGMGVVVGVVAGLYPAWSAGRVDPVVALRSE; encoded by the coding sequence GTGAATCTCGTCGAGTCGGTTCGGTTCGCCTGGCGTGACCTCCGGGGGCACCCGCTCCGGTCGGCGCTCACCGCGCTCGGCGTCGTCATCGGCGTCGCGACCGTCATCGCGTTAGTGACGCTCAGCGCCAGCCTGCAGGCGGGACTGGTCGGCGACATCACGACCGACGCCGCGACCGTGAACGTCTGGGCGGGGCCGGCCGCCGGTGCGGACACACCCGGGTCGGGTACGCGACCCGTCTTTACGGACAGCGACGTGCGGGCGCTCGCGGCCATCGAGGGCGTTGCAGACGTTACCCCACGGGCGAGCACGGGGCTGGGAACCGTCGAGGTCGGCGGACGAACCATCGCCGGTCGGGGGGCGGTCGCCGTCGAGGCAGCGTACTTCGACCCCGGTGACGTCCAGCGCGGTCGGGCGTTCCACGACGGCGCACCCGAACTCGTGGTCAACCCCGCCGGTCTCGCCCTCCTCGGGGAAGGCGTCGACGTCGGCGACACCGTGCGGATAACCCGCTCGGAGGAAACTATCGAGGCGACCATCGTCGGCGTCCTGCACGGATCGGACGCACAGGACCCCTTCGACGGATTGGGCGAGAAACCCCGTATCTACGTCCCGATGGACCCGTTCTACGAGCGGACGGTCGCACTGCCGGACGGGACGCGCGAGCGCGCCTACCCCATCCTCTTCGTCCGGGGGACCGACCCGGCGGCGACCGACGCCATCGCCGAGCGGGCACTCACCGTCTTGGAGGCGGAGTCAGACGCGTCGACCCTGCTTCCGGAGGGGTACGTCTTCGAGGCGCAGACGAACGCCCAGTTCCTCGACTTGCTGCTCGAACTCGTCCGCACGCTGACTGGATTCGTCCTGGGCGTGGCGGTCGTCTCGCTCGGCGTCGGGAGCATCGGCATCGCGAACGTCGTGCTCGCGAGCGTGAGCGAGCGGACCCACGAGATCGGTATCATGAAAGCCATCGGCGCGCGCGAGCGCGACGTCCTCCTGCTCTTCCTCGTCGAGAGTGTGACGCTGGGAACGCTCGGGGCCGTCGCCGGCGCGCTGGTCGGGCTCGCCACCGGCGTCGTCGCGGCCACGCTCATCGACCTCCCGGTCGTCGTCCCGTGGGAGTGGGTCGGACTGGCCCTCGGGATGGGCGTCGTCGTCGGCGTGGTCGCCGGCCTCTATCCGGCGTGGAGTGCCGGGCGTGTCGACCCGGTCGTCGCGCTTCGGTCGGAGTGA
- a CDS encoding DUF4397 domain-containing protein: MVDETRRRVLKLFGAAGALTGLGGAGMVTAQQGDDGDGMSGMIDDLSDGGVSTSRVRFGHFIPDGPAVDVYAFVPGMEEVGEVPINTNLDYTAVRPNIPAEYADVPAIGIGLKVTPAGKPDEPIVKIPEFDFEAGRNYTVLAIGEVSPELEQPMPQALALVDNEGEDPPGYGRTQLPKQKQTLVRFVHALADGGRVTVRSGGETLASGVRFGETTGYMHVDPKRPIRIYRSGELAKVITGGLRHGTAYSAYVAERTPEAGGFKPKVYATVDAVARPHLRTADSKGHGGNRKGNANGKDDSQKTEDD, from the coding sequence ATGGTCGACGAAACCAGACGACGCGTGCTCAAACTGTTCGGCGCTGCGGGTGCGCTGACGGGGCTCGGCGGCGCCGGGATGGTGACCGCCCAGCAGGGCGACGACGGCGACGGGATGAGCGGTATGATCGACGACCTCTCCGATGGGGGCGTCAGTACCAGTCGCGTCCGCTTCGGGCACTTCATCCCCGATGGACCGGCTGTCGACGTGTACGCGTTCGTCCCCGGGATGGAGGAGGTCGGTGAGGTGCCCATCAACACCAACCTGGACTACACGGCGGTCCGGCCCAACATCCCCGCCGAGTACGCGGACGTCCCCGCCATCGGCATCGGGCTCAAGGTGACGCCGGCGGGCAAACCCGACGAGCCGATCGTGAAGATCCCCGAGTTCGACTTCGAGGCCGGGCGGAACTACACCGTCCTCGCGATCGGTGAAGTCTCCCCGGAGCTCGAACAGCCCATGCCGCAGGCGCTCGCGCTGGTCGACAACGAGGGCGAAGATCCGCCGGGGTACGGCCGGACCCAGCTCCCGAAACAGAAGCAGACGCTCGTCCGGTTCGTTCACGCGCTGGCCGACGGCGGTCGCGTGACGGTTCGCTCCGGCGGGGAGACGCTCGCGAGCGGCGTGCGCTTCGGCGAGACGACCGGGTACATGCACGTGGACCCGAAGCGTCCCATTCGTATCTACCGCTCCGGCGAGCTGGCGAAGGTCATCACGGGTGGCCTCCGTCACGGGACTGCCTACTCGGCCTACGTCGCCGAGCGCACGCCAGAGGCCGGCGGCTTCAAACCGAAGGTGTACGCTACGGTCGATGCGGTCGCCCGCCCGCACCTCCGGACGGCCGACTCGAAGGGTCACGGTGGAAACCGGAAGGGGAACGCCAACGGGAAGGACGACAGCCAAAAAACGGAAGACGACTGA